Proteins encoded by one window of Deltaproteobacteria bacterium:
- the coaBC gene encoding bifunctional phosphopantothenoylcysteine decarboxylase/phosphopantothenate--cysteine ligase CoaBC — translation MRRLEQRTIVLGLSGGIAGYKAAETVRLLVKAGAGVRVVMTRNAQQFITPLTLQTLSGHPVATDTFDLTQESEIGHIKLADSADVVVVAPATANVIGKLAHGIADDLLTTLLLAVRAPVLIAPAMNNHMYENTIVQENLARLRAHGYRIIEPAAGYLACGYEGQGRLADPEVIVAEVARALTPPELSGQCVLVSAGPNREPIDPVRFISNRSTGKMGFALAAAAWRRGAEVVLVAGPTSLTTPHGVRRVDVSTAAEMQRAVLDAFERANVVLMSAAVADYRPVKVAPAKLKKGAGNLQLELARTADILSDLGPRKGDRIVVGFAAETEAVLANAQRKLREKGVDFMVANDVSRVDAGFAVDTNAVTIVGSDNSEELPLMSKDEVAEAILDRVVARLRARQSAILTPSSRAQCCSRAMGEPRSPEAVQLVAGLLAATPALLAEARAALSAEFGPLEAASAPYRWSESSYYSEEMGAEIWRQFVSFAACVDAGDLAAVKQRTNAMEGRWRSPQGRRVNLDPGYLADNKLVLASTKDAAHRIYLGGGIYAEATLHFAHGSWRPYPYTYRDYAGDTAVAFFNAVRARRRAAGHGAGPEQPAAPATSQDAGPKR, via the coding sequence GTGCGGCGTCTTGAGCAGCGCACCATCGTGCTCGGGCTGAGCGGAGGCATCGCCGGTTACAAGGCGGCTGAGACCGTCCGGTTGCTGGTCAAAGCCGGCGCCGGCGTGCGGGTGGTCATGACCCGCAACGCGCAGCAGTTCATCACCCCGTTGACGCTGCAAACGCTCAGCGGCCACCCGGTCGCCACCGACACATTTGATCTGACGCAGGAGTCGGAGATCGGTCACATCAAACTGGCCGACTCGGCGGACGTCGTGGTGGTAGCGCCGGCGACGGCCAACGTGATCGGCAAGCTCGCTCACGGCATCGCCGACGACCTGTTGACCACGCTGCTGCTGGCAGTGCGGGCCCCGGTGCTGATCGCGCCGGCCATGAATAACCACATGTACGAGAACACGATCGTGCAGGAGAACTTGGCGCGGCTGCGCGCCCACGGCTATCGCATCATCGAGCCGGCAGCGGGCTACCTGGCCTGCGGCTATGAAGGCCAGGGCCGCCTCGCCGATCCGGAGGTCATCGTGGCCGAAGTGGCGCGCGCGCTGACGCCGCCCGAGTTGTCGGGCCAGTGTGTGTTGGTCAGCGCGGGGCCCAATCGCGAGCCCATCGATCCGGTGCGATTCATCTCCAATCGCTCCACCGGCAAGATGGGCTTTGCGCTGGCCGCGGCCGCGTGGCGGCGCGGCGCTGAGGTCGTGCTGGTTGCCGGTCCAACCAGCCTAACGACCCCGCACGGCGTTCGGCGCGTCGACGTCAGCACCGCCGCGGAGATGCAGCGAGCGGTGCTGGACGCCTTCGAGCGCGCCAACGTGGTGCTGATGTCGGCGGCCGTGGCTGACTACCGCCCGGTGAAAGTGGCCCCCGCCAAGCTCAAGAAGGGAGCCGGCAACTTGCAACTCGAACTGGCGCGCACCGCTGATATCTTGTCCGACCTCGGGCCGCGTAAAGGTGATCGTATCGTCGTCGGCTTCGCCGCGGAAACCGAGGCCGTGCTCGCCAACGCCCAGCGCAAGTTGCGTGAAAAGGGCGTGGACTTCATGGTGGCCAACGACGTCTCGCGGGTGGATGCCGGCTTCGCCGTCGATACCAACGCGGTAACGATTGTCGGCTCCGACAACAGCGAGGAGTTGCCGCTGATGTCCAAGGACGAGGTGGCGGAGGCGATTCTTGATCGCGTGGTGGCGCGGCTGCGCGCGCGGCAGAGCGCGATCTTAACGCCAAGCTCGCGCGCGCAGTGCTGCTCCAGGGCCATGGGCGAACCCCGCAGTCCCGAGGCCGTCCAGCTGGTCGCCGGCCTGCTGGCGGCTACCCCGGCCTTGCTTGCCGAGGCGCGAGCGGCGCTGAGCGCAGAGTTCGGCCCGCTCGAGGCCGCCAGCGCGCCCTACCGCTGGAGCGAGAGTTCCTACTACAGCGAGGAGATGGGCGCCGAGATTTGGCGCCAGTTCGTCAGCTTTGCCGCCTGTGTCGATGCCGGCGACCTGGCCGCGGTTAAGCAGCGCACCAACGCTATGGAGGGGCGCTGGCGCTCGCCGCAGGGGCGGCGGGTCAACCTCGACCCCGGTTATCTCGCTGATAACAAGCTGGTGCTGGCGTCAACCAAGGACGCCGCCCATCGTATCTATCTGGGTGGCGGCATTTACGCCGAGGCCACGCTGCACTTCGCCCACGGCTCGTGGCGGCCGTATCCGTACACGTACCGCGATTACGCCGGTGATACGGCGGTCGCCTTCTTCAATGCCGTGCGGGCGCGCCGGCGGGCGGCGGGCCATGGTGCGGGGCCGGAGCAGCCAGCTGCGCCCGCAACGTCTCAGGACGCAGGACCAAAGCGCTGA
- a CDS encoding zinc dependent phospholipase C family protein — protein sequence MLQNLNTATAALQVLLAQHPLEYLYGCIGADITQVKKYTRALAAHCHSWLVGWQVRAAARSDAERAFACGYLSHLAADVYSHNHFVPTQLIVSYPARTLRHVYWEARFDSLQDPALRDLAQELRRGRFRHCDALVERVVARSLFSFRTNKRIFNSVLAWQGFEQWHRVVLAVDARSRFALPPAVVPIYNQLCVDSIVELLHDGRKSASQGGDPTGKQALAQAMRIRRTLRSLLNQGRITPALRHEISALVLRPETLRAQLAAPAPHHGPPPAGAPARH from the coding sequence GTGTTGCAGAACCTTAACACCGCCACTGCCGCCCTTCAAGTTTTGTTGGCGCAGCATCCGCTCGAATACCTTTACGGCTGCATCGGCGCCGACATCACGCAGGTCAAGAAGTACACCCGCGCCCTGGCGGCCCACTGTCATTCGTGGCTGGTGGGCTGGCAGGTGCGGGCGGCCGCCCGTTCCGACGCCGAGCGGGCGTTTGCGTGCGGCTACCTCTCGCATCTCGCCGCCGACGTTTATTCGCACAACCACTTCGTGCCGACGCAACTGATCGTCAGCTACCCGGCGCGCACCCTGCGCCACGTTTACTGGGAGGCCCGCTTCGATTCGCTACAGGACCCGGCCTTGCGCGATCTGGCGCAGGAGCTGCGCCGCGGCCGCTTTCGCCATTGCGACGCTCTGGTCGAGCGGGTGGTGGCTCGCTCGTTGTTCTCCTTTCGCACCAACAAACGTATCTTCAACTCGGTGTTGGCGTGGCAAGGGTTCGAGCAGTGGCACCGCGTCGTGCTGGCAGTCGATGCCCGCTCCCGTTTCGCCCTACCGCCGGCGGTGGTGCCGATCTACAACCAGCTGTGCGTGGATAGTATTGTCGAGCTACTCCATGACGGCAGGAAGTCAGCGTCGCAAGGCGGCGACCCCACCGGGAAGCAGGCCCTGGCGCAGGCAATGAGAATTCGCCGCACGCTGCGATCATTGCTCAACCAAGGGCGCATCACGCCCGCCTTGCGCCACGAGATCAGCGCTTTGGTCCTGCGTCCTGAGACGTTGCGGGCGCAGCTGGCTGCTCCGGCCCCGCACCATGGCCCGCCGCCCGCCGGCGCGCCCGCACGGCATTGA
- a CDS encoding uracil-DNA glycosylase, protein MRAAVEELRATGVAGFPPGGITPAPATRNEPPTIMAAGGGDQATDAHPSLAALRAEIGDCQRCKLHQGRTHLVFGVGNPNAEIMFVGEGPGQDEDLQGEPFVGRAGQLLTEIITKGMKMRRADVYIANVVKCRPPNNRNPEPEEIAACEPFLLRQIECIRPRVLVALGKFAAQTLLRETTPITRLRGRWFDYHGIKLMPTFHPAYLLRNPADKKLVWEDIKQVLAEVGRPL, encoded by the coding sequence ATGCGTGCGGCGGTAGAGGAGCTGCGCGCCACCGGGGTGGCGGGCTTTCCGCCGGGCGGTATCACGCCCGCACCGGCAACTCGGAATGAGCCCCCGACCATAATGGCCGCGGGCGGCGGCGACCAGGCCACGGACGCCCATCCCTCGCTCGCGGCGCTGCGTGCCGAGATCGGCGACTGCCAGCGCTGCAAGCTGCACCAGGGGCGCACCCACCTCGTCTTCGGCGTCGGCAACCCGAACGCCGAGATCATGTTCGTCGGCGAGGGCCCGGGCCAGGACGAAGATCTCCAGGGCGAGCCGTTTGTCGGGCGAGCGGGCCAACTGCTGACGGAAATCATCACCAAGGGCATGAAGATGCGCCGGGCCGACGTCTACATTGCCAACGTGGTGAAATGCCGGCCGCCGAACAACCGCAATCCCGAGCCCGAAGAGATCGCCGCCTGCGAGCCCTTCCTGCTCCGGCAGATCGAATGTATCCGGCCACGCGTGCTGGTGGCGCTGGGGAAGTTTGCGGCGCAGACCCTGCTGCGCGAAACCACCCCCATCACCAGACTGCGCGGCCGCTGGTTCGACTACCATGGCATCAAACTGATGCCGACTTTTCATCCCGCCTATCTGTTGCGCAACCCCGCGGATAAGAAGCTGGTGTGGGAAGACATCAAGCAGGTGCTAGCCGAGGTCGGAAGGCCGCTGTGA
- a CDS encoding nodulation protein NfeD: MPQHSRSLVARYRRATRLAGMIVMLQLALPLGAASRHVNLIEIDAGINPATADFIHEAIDEARRDGAQALIIQLDTPGGLLDSTKSIVKDMLGSPVPVIVYVAPSGAGATSAGVFVTMAGSLAVMAPGTNIGAAHPVGGQGEDIGGDMREKAENFAVSLSKTIAQQRGRNVDWAEKAVRESVSITEQEALTLKVIDLIATDLNDLLRQADGREVDVNNAKARLELAGAEVARKQMRLKQKLLNILANPNVAYLLMMAGLLGLYVEFTHPGVFFPGVAGAICLLLALTALQVLPINYSGLALIFLGVAMLVAELFLPSFGVVGVGGMIAFVIGSLLLFDTPESNLAVDRGIIFAAAATLGGFTMVVGFLVVRSQRRKPALGREGLVGEVGEVRQRLAPNGKIFVHGEYWNATAHEPIEVGEHVEVVAVDGLKLVVRRAAAAG, encoded by the coding sequence ATGCCCCAGCACAGCCGTTCTCTGGTGGCGCGCTATCGCCGCGCAACACGCCTGGCGGGCATGATCGTCATGCTGCAACTGGCGCTGCCGCTGGGTGCCGCCTCGCGCCACGTCAACCTCATCGAAATCGACGCCGGCATCAACCCGGCCACCGCCGACTTCATCCACGAAGCCATCGACGAGGCTCGCCGTGACGGGGCACAGGCACTGATCATTCAACTTGATACCCCCGGCGGTCTGCTCGACTCGACCAAGAGCATCGTCAAGGACATGCTCGGCTCGCCGGTACCGGTGATCGTCTACGTTGCCCCCAGCGGCGCCGGCGCGACCTCCGCGGGAGTGTTCGTCACTATGGCGGGAAGCCTGGCCGTGATGGCACCGGGCACTAATATCGGCGCCGCGCATCCGGTCGGCGGCCAAGGGGAAGACATCGGCGGTGATATGCGCGAGAAGGCGGAGAACTTCGCCGTCTCACTGAGCAAGACCATCGCCCAGCAGCGCGGCCGCAACGTCGACTGGGCCGAGAAGGCGGTGCGCGAGAGCGTCTCGATCACCGAGCAAGAAGCCCTCACCCTCAAAGTGATTGATCTGATCGCCACCGACTTGAACGACCTGCTGCGGCAAGCCGACGGCCGCGAGGTCGACGTCAACAACGCCAAGGCGCGCCTCGAGCTCGCCGGTGCCGAGGTGGCGCGCAAACAGATGCGGCTGAAGCAGAAGCTGCTCAACATTCTGGCCAACCCCAACGTCGCCTACCTGCTCATGATGGCCGGATTGCTCGGCCTCTACGTCGAATTCACCCATCCGGGCGTGTTCTTCCCGGGCGTGGCTGGGGCGATTTGCCTGCTGCTGGCGCTCACCGCCTTGCAAGTGCTGCCGATCAATTACAGCGGGTTGGCGCTGATCTTTCTCGGCGTGGCGATGCTGGTGGCCGAGCTGTTTCTGCCCAGCTTCGGCGTCGTCGGCGTTGGCGGCATGATCGCGTTTGTCATCGGCTCGCTGCTGCTGTTTGACACCCCGGAATCAAACCTCGCCGTCGACCGCGGCATCATCTTCGCCGCCGCCGCCACGCTCGGGGGCTTCACCATGGTGGTGGGCTTTCTGGTGGTCCGCTCGCAGCGGCGCAAGCCCGCGCTCGGCCGCGAAGGCCTGGTTGGCGAGGTCGGCGAAGTGCGGCAGCGGCTGGCGCCCAACGGCAAGATCTTCGTGCATGGCGAGTATTGGAACGCGACCGCTCACGAGCCGATCGAGGTCGGTGAGCACGTCGAAGTGGTCGCGGTCGATGGCCTGAAGCTGGTGGTGCGCCGCGCCGCGGCCGCCGGCTGA
- a CDS encoding slipin family protein: MLGPVATVVLLGAAFILSGIKILREYDRGVIFRLGRLVDHRGPGIIYVIPFIERMQRVDLRTVTMDIPPQDVITKDNVSVKVNAVLYFRVVDPNRAVVEVVDYLFATSQLAQTTLRSVCGQAELDELLAERERINDRIQTILDQQTDPWGIKVVTVEVKHIDLPQEMQRAMARQAEAERERRAKVINAEGEFQAAQKLADASAIISQHPMALQLRFLQTLTEMAAENNSTTVFPVPVDLLVPFFTKAEKDKG, from the coding sequence ATGCTCGGTCCGGTTGCAACCGTCGTCTTGCTGGGGGCAGCTTTTATCCTCAGCGGCATCAAGATCCTCAGGGAGTACGATCGTGGGGTGATCTTCCGCCTGGGGCGGCTGGTCGATCATCGCGGGCCGGGAATCATCTACGTCATCCCCTTCATCGAGCGCATGCAGCGCGTGGACTTGCGCACGGTGACCATGGACATTCCGCCGCAGGACGTGATTACCAAGGACAACGTCTCGGTCAAGGTGAACGCGGTGCTGTACTTCCGCGTCGTCGATCCCAACAGAGCGGTGGTGGAAGTGGTCGACTACCTGTTCGCCACTTCACAGCTGGCGCAGACCACTCTGCGCAGCGTTTGCGGCCAGGCCGAACTCGACGAGCTGCTGGCCGAGCGCGAGCGGATCAACGACCGCATCCAGACTATTCTCGACCAGCAGACCGACCCGTGGGGAATCAAGGTGGTGACGGTCGAGGTCAAGCACATCGACCTGCCGCAGGAGATGCAGCGCGCGATGGCGCGGCAGGCCGAGGCCGAGCGCGAGCGGCGCGCCAAGGTGATCAACGCCGAGGGCGAGTTCCAAGCCGCGCAGAAACTCGCCGACGCCTCCGCCATCATCAGCCAACACCCGATGGCGTTGCAGCTGCGCTTCCTGCAGACCCTCACCGAGATGGCGGCGGAGAACAACTCGACGACGGTGTTCCCGGTGCCGGTGGATCTCCTCGTCCCGTTTTTCACCAAGGCGGAGAAGGACAAAGGCTGA
- a CDS encoding 2-oxoacid:acceptor oxidoreductase family protein: protein MKPRKPKTTTALNSPDSPSSPKYPGLAAAIDGSSAVVAMETAAGEAAGAYPITPSTQMGEGWAAAVAAGQTNVHGRRLIFFEPEGEHAAAAVTAGMSMIGLRATNFSSGQGIAYMHESLYAAVGKRLTYVLNVAARAMTKHALNVHAGHDDYHAVDDTGFFQIFAKNVQEVADLNLIAHRIAELSLNPGICAQDGFLTSHVIESINLPERELVKEYLGAPWDLIETPTPAQRLVFGPQRRRIPEMFNLDYPAQLGVVQNQDSYQQGVAAQRPFYFDHIAALADRAFSEYATLTGRQYARVAGYRLDDADYVIVGQGSVVTNAEAVCDYLRATRKLKLGVLNLTMFRPFPADLVTHLLRGKRGVTVLERVDQPLAVDPPLLREIRAAMGQALENGRAQGVPPYAGVAACAGDQVPDFYSGCFGLGSRDLQPGDIVAAADNMLDSGSRRRQFYLGIDFVRSNVHSPQVEQWQQQLLAGYPHLPQLALRCAEEVKLDSEGSVSIRIHSVGGWGAITMGKNLALTAAELLGLHIQANPKYGSEKKGQPTTFYATLAREPIRLNCELRHVDVVLSPDANVFRHSNPLAGLAPGGVFVLQCDGTEVELWNLLPASARREIRQKQIRVFFLDAFKIAREEASDAELRYRMQGAAFMGAFFRVAPLSAEAGLDDVKLFDGIRKQLKKKFGHQGERVVEDNLRVIRRGFDQVRALDPAAMDESGAPAGGRPALPALGDPAAQQGIGNAQRFCEQVCALHQGGSDGLADPFAAISAMPAATSVIRDMTDVRFEVPEFIAARCTGCSRCWTQCPDTAIPGVVNTVEEVIEAAIATAANGDALDNLRGIVPQLARECRRVMKAVPFTTFADILSLAYGDLGPELHAEAPQRADLDSEFARVLGTLADFPLAKTNPFFEVPESKHAGNGGLLSITVNPNTCKGCMLCVEVCPDGALITSKQDEAAIAKLRRNWALWRHLPDTADRYVNIASLEEGIGVLPSLLLKKENYGAMAGGDGACMGCGEKTSIHLVLAAVTAMMQPRVARHIERLDDLIARLDGKARTILASGADLGAVLSAPGAEVAIPLDQSKRAALAQIAGMIAELKDLRWRYAAGPSGQGRAACGIANSTGCSSVWGSTYPYNPYPFPWVNHLFQDAPSIAIGLFEGHMRKMADGFIAVRRAEAVLAGEYREGVHEAEFTKFDWRQFSDEEFAMCPPIFAVGGDGAMMDIGFQNLSRLLASGKPARVIVLDTQVYSNTGGQACTSGYTGQVSDMAAFGSAQRGKEEVRKELSLLAIAHRDVFVLQSSQATPSHLIGGVLKGLQSRRPAIFVLHSPCPPEHGIADDAAFEASKLSLESRAFPALVYDPDGGPAMADRLSLDGNPALDDVWPSYDLAYVDDNGAEQTMTLPLTIADWAATEARFKRHFKPLPREAAPESLAAFHEYLQLAPPQRAHLTPFIYVLGEGRRLSRLAASAEIVRLAEERLHFWSQLRQMAGLELAPAVREALAGAIQTEFEEKEAALRRQFEDQLANLRAQYPREIARRLAQGLLKAGDGNQTIAALLAQAKALPDLTPAAASIAPTPALADTALVATAPVAPAGTNGAAKTGSEARGNGPYIDSERCTTCDECINVNSKLFAYNAQKQAYIKDPRAGTYKQLVTAAERCPVAIIHPAAPLNAKEKDVDKWVARAQPFNGGAA, encoded by the coding sequence ATGAAGCCCCGCAAACCCAAGACGACCACCGCGCTCAATTCGCCCGATTCGCCCAGCTCGCCCAAGTATCCCGGTTTAGCCGCGGCCATCGACGGCAGCAGTGCGGTGGTGGCGATGGAAACGGCAGCGGGCGAGGCCGCCGGCGCCTACCCGATCACGCCGTCGACGCAAATGGGCGAGGGTTGGGCAGCAGCGGTGGCGGCGGGGCAGACCAACGTGCACGGACGGCGGCTGATCTTCTTCGAGCCCGAAGGCGAGCACGCCGCGGCGGCGGTGACGGCGGGCATGTCCATGATCGGGCTGCGCGCTACCAACTTCTCCAGCGGCCAGGGCATCGCTTACATGCACGAGTCGCTCTATGCCGCGGTCGGCAAGCGGCTCACCTACGTGCTCAACGTGGCCGCGCGGGCGATGACCAAGCACGCCCTCAACGTCCACGCCGGCCACGACGACTATCACGCGGTTGACGACACCGGCTTCTTTCAAATCTTCGCCAAGAACGTGCAAGAGGTCGCCGATCTCAACTTGATCGCACACCGCATTGCCGAACTCTCGCTCAATCCCGGGATCTGCGCGCAGGACGGCTTTCTCACCAGCCACGTGATCGAGTCGATCAACCTGCCGGAGCGGGAACTGGTCAAGGAGTACCTCGGCGCGCCCTGGGACCTGATCGAGACGCCCACGCCCGCACAGCGCCTGGTTTTCGGCCCGCAGCGGCGCCGTATCCCCGAGATGTTCAATCTCGATTACCCGGCGCAACTGGGCGTGGTGCAGAACCAGGACAGCTATCAGCAAGGAGTCGCAGCGCAGCGGCCATTCTACTTCGATCACATCGCCGCGCTCGCCGACCGCGCGTTCTCCGAGTACGCCACGCTGACCGGCCGCCAGTACGCCCGCGTTGCCGGCTACCGCCTTGACGACGCCGACTACGTCATTGTCGGTCAAGGCTCGGTGGTGACCAACGCCGAGGCGGTCTGTGACTACCTGCGCGCCACCCGCAAGCTCAAGCTCGGCGTGCTCAACCTCACCATGTTCCGTCCCTTCCCCGCCGACCTCGTCACCCATTTGCTGCGGGGCAAGCGGGGCGTGACCGTGCTCGAACGGGTGGATCAGCCGCTCGCGGTCGACCCGCCGCTGCTGCGCGAGATCCGCGCCGCGATGGGGCAGGCGCTGGAGAACGGCCGCGCCCAGGGGGTGCCGCCTTACGCCGGTGTGGCGGCCTGTGCCGGCGACCAGGTGCCGGATTTCTACTCCGGCTGTTTCGGGCTCGGCAGCCGTGATCTGCAGCCGGGAGACATCGTCGCCGCCGCCGACAACATGCTCGACAGCGGTAGCCGGCGCCGGCAGTTCTATCTCGGTATCGACTTCGTACGCTCCAACGTGCACTCGCCGCAGGTCGAGCAATGGCAGCAGCAATTGCTCGCCGGCTACCCGCACTTGCCGCAGCTGGCACTGCGCTGCGCCGAAGAGGTCAAGCTCGACAGCGAGGGCTCGGTATCCATCCGCATCCACTCGGTGGGCGGGTGGGGCGCGATCACCATGGGCAAGAACCTGGCGCTCACCGCCGCCGAGTTGCTCGGGCTCCATATCCAGGCCAATCCGAAGTACGGCTCCGAGAAGAAGGGGCAGCCCACCACCTTTTACGCCACCTTGGCGCGTGAGCCGATCCGCTTGAATTGCGAGCTGCGGCACGTCGACGTGGTGCTGTCACCCGACGCCAACGTCTTCCGTCACTCCAATCCCCTGGCCGGTCTCGCCCCGGGCGGCGTGTTCGTGCTCCAGTGCGACGGGACCGAGGTGGAGCTGTGGAACTTGCTGCCGGCGAGCGCGCGGCGCGAGATCCGCCAGAAGCAGATCCGGGTCTTCTTTCTCGACGCCTTCAAGATCGCGCGCGAGGAAGCCTCCGACGCCGAGCTGCGCTATCGCATGCAAGGGGCGGCGTTCATGGGCGCCTTCTTCCGCGTCGCGCCGCTGAGCGCGGAGGCCGGGCTTGACGATGTCAAGCTGTTCGACGGTATTCGCAAGCAGCTCAAAAAGAAGTTCGGCCATCAGGGCGAACGCGTGGTCGAGGACAACCTGCGCGTGATCCGCCGCGGTTTCGATCAAGTGCGCGCGCTCGACCCGGCCGCGATGGACGAGAGCGGCGCGCCCGCCGGCGGCCGCCCTGCCCTGCCGGCTCTTGGCGATCCGGCCGCCCAGCAAGGCATCGGCAACGCGCAGCGCTTCTGCGAACAGGTGTGCGCGCTGCATCAGGGCGGCAGTGATGGTCTCGCCGATCCGTTCGCCGCGATCAGCGCCATGCCGGCAGCCACCTCGGTCATCCGTGACATGACCGACGTGCGCTTCGAGGTGCCGGAATTCATCGCCGCCCGCTGCACCGGCTGTAGCCGCTGCTGGACGCAGTGCCCCGATACCGCCATCCCCGGCGTCGTCAACACGGTCGAGGAAGTGATCGAAGCCGCCATCGCCACCGCCGCCAACGGTGACGCGCTCGATAACCTGCGCGGCATCGTTCCACAGCTGGCGCGCGAGTGCCGGCGGGTGATGAAGGCGGTGCCGTTCACCACCTTTGCCGACATCCTCTCCCTCGCCTACGGCGACCTCGGGCCCGAGCTGCATGCCGAAGCACCGCAACGGGCAGACTTGGACAGCGAGTTTGCACGCGTGCTCGGGACACTCGCCGACTTTCCGCTGGCCAAGACCAATCCGTTCTTCGAGGTCCCGGAGTCCAAGCACGCGGGCAACGGCGGCCTGCTCTCGATTACCGTCAACCCCAACACCTGCAAGGGCTGCATGCTCTGCGTCGAGGTCTGCCCCGACGGCGCGCTCATCACCAGCAAGCAAGACGAGGCCGCGATCGCCAAGCTGCGCCGCAACTGGGCGCTGTGGCGCCATCTGCCCGACACCGCGGACCGCTACGTCAACATCGCCAGCCTCGAAGAAGGTATCGGCGTGCTGCCGTCGCTGTTGCTCAAGAAGGAGAACTACGGCGCCATGGCCGGCGGCGACGGCGCCTGTATGGGCTGCGGCGAGAAGACCTCCATCCACCTGGTGCTCGCCGCCGTCACGGCAATGATGCAGCCGCGCGTGGCCCGCCATATCGAGCGGCTCGACGATCTCATCGCTCGTCTCGACGGCAAGGCCCGCACCATCTTGGCCTCGGGTGCCGACCTGGGCGCGGTGCTGTCGGCGCCCGGCGCCGAGGTGGCCATTCCGCTCGATCAGTCGAAGCGAGCAGCGCTGGCACAGATCGCCGGCATGATTGCTGAGCTGAAGGATCTACGCTGGCGTTACGCCGCAGGCCCCAGCGGCCAGGGCCGCGCCGCCTGCGGCATCGCCAACTCGACCGGGTGCTCGTCGGTGTGGGGCAGCACGTACCCTTACAACCCGTACCCATTCCCGTGGGTCAATCATCTATTCCAAGACGCGCCCTCGATCGCCATCGGGTTGTTTGAAGGCCACATGCGTAAGATGGCCGACGGCTTCATCGCCGTACGCCGCGCCGAGGCAGTGCTGGCCGGCGAGTATCGCGAGGGCGTGCACGAGGCCGAGTTCACCAAGTTCGACTGGCGCCAGTTCAGCGACGAGGAATTCGCCATGTGCCCGCCGATCTTCGCGGTCGGCGGCGACGGCGCGATGATGGATATCGGCTTCCAAAACCTGTCGCGGTTGCTGGCCTCGGGCAAGCCGGCGCGCGTGATCGTGCTCGACACCCAGGTCTACTCCAACACCGGCGGTCAGGCCTGCACCAGCGGCTATACCGGCCAGGTCTCCGACATGGCGGCATTCGGATCGGCGCAACGCGGTAAGGAAGAAGTCCGCAAAGAGCTGAGCCTGCTGGCAATCGCGCACCGGGATGTGTTTGTGCTGCAGTCATCGCAAGCGACCCCGTCACACTTGATCGGGGGGGTGCTCAAGGGCTTGCAGTCGCGGCGGCCGGCGATCTTCGTGCTGCATTCGCCCTGCCCGCCCGAGCACGGCATCGCCGACGACGCCGCTTTCGAGGCTTCCAAGCTGAGCTTGGAAAGCCGCGCCTTTCCGGCCCTGGTTTACGATCCCGACGGCGGTCCGGCGATGGCCGACCGGTTGAGTCTCGACGGCAACCCGGCGCTCGATGACGTGTGGCCGTCGTACGACCTCGCTTACGTCGACGACAACGGGGCAGAGCAGACGATGACGCTGCCGCTCACCATCGCCGACTGGGCCGCCACCGAAGCGCGGTTCAAGCGGCATTTCAAACCGCTACCACGCGAGGCGGCGCCGGAATCGCTGGCGGCATTCCACGAGTACCTGCAGCTGGCTCCGCCGCAGCGCGCGCATCTGACCCCGTTCATCTATGTGCTCGGCGAGGGGCGCCGGCTGAGCCGGCTGGCGGCCTCGGCGGAGATCGTGCGGCTGGCGGAAGAGCGACTGCATTTCTGGTCGCAGTTGCGCCAGATGGCGGGGCTGGAGCTAGCACCGGCGGTTCGTGAGGCCCTGGCCGGGGCGATTCAGACGGAGTTCGAAGAAAAAGAGGCGGCGCTGCGCCGCCAGTTTGAAGATCAGTTGGCCAACTTACGCGCGCAGTACCCGCGCGAGATCGCGCGGCGTTTGGCGCAGGGCCTGCTGAAAGCCGGCGATGGCAATCAGACCATCGCCGCGCTGCTGGCGCAGGCCAAAGCGCTGCCCGACCTTACGCCGGCAGCGGCGAGCATTGCCCCGACCCCGGCACTCGCGGACACCGCCCTGGTGGCGACAGCCCCAGTGGCACCCGCCGGCACCAACGGTGCAGCAAAGACCGGCAGCGAGGCGCGCGGCAACGGCCCTTACATCGACTCCGAGCGCTGCACCACTTGCGATGAGTGCATCAACGTCAACAGCAAGCTGTTCGCCTACAACGCGCAGAAGCAGGCGTACATCAAGGACCCGCGGGCCGGCACCTACAAACAGCTGGTGACAGCCGCGGAGCGTTGCCCGGTGGCCATCATTCATCCGGCGGCACCGCTCAACGCCAAGGAAAAAGACGTCGACAAGTGGGTCGCGCGCGCCCAGCCCTTCAACGGCGGCGCCGCCTGA